From the genome of Mycobacterium dioxanotrophicus, one region includes:
- a CDS encoding acyl-CoA dehydrogenase family protein yields the protein MDSALCSALDEVVGNVIEPAAAAVDASGDFPRESIDALAKAGFLGLLSAPEFGGSGGTLGDAAEAVRSVASVCGSTAMVLTMHYAAVSVLERFADDDTRTAIATGMHLSTLAFSEVGSRSHFWAPVGTAVRGDGDTVLLDSRKSWVTSAGHADSYVWSSRALEAEGPMTLWHVPAAAEGLGVAGSFDGLGLRGNSSAPMTADRLVVPASAMLGTDGQGLDLALESALPTFLVLNAAFSVGLMRSLIAAAGTHLAGSRLEHLDQSLAEQPEQRRAYARLLTLVDGAALFLDDTLGALAAGRADAMLRVLQVKAVAAEAASEVADGVMRLCGGSAFRKELGIERRFRDSLAARVMAPTTEALHDFVGRAAFGQPLL from the coding sequence GTGGATTCTGCGCTGTGTTCCGCCCTTGATGAAGTCGTCGGCAATGTCATCGAACCGGCGGCCGCGGCCGTCGACGCAAGCGGCGATTTTCCCCGCGAATCGATCGACGCACTGGCGAAGGCGGGGTTTCTCGGCCTGCTGAGCGCGCCCGAGTTCGGAGGGAGTGGCGGCACCCTCGGGGACGCGGCCGAGGCGGTGCGCAGCGTCGCATCGGTCTGCGGTTCGACCGCGATGGTGCTCACCATGCACTACGCCGCGGTCAGCGTGCTCGAACGCTTCGCCGACGACGACACCCGGACCGCCATCGCGACCGGCATGCACCTGAGCACCCTGGCGTTCTCCGAAGTTGGCTCCCGCAGCCACTTTTGGGCACCGGTCGGCACCGCCGTGCGCGGTGACGGCGACACCGTGCTGCTGGATTCCCGCAAGAGTTGGGTGACATCGGCCGGCCATGCCGACAGCTACGTGTGGTCGAGCCGGGCACTCGAGGCCGAAGGTCCGATGACGCTGTGGCACGTGCCTGCCGCGGCCGAAGGGCTCGGGGTCGCCGGCTCGTTCGACGGGTTGGGTTTGCGCGGCAATTCGTCGGCGCCGATGACCGCGGACCGTCTCGTGGTTCCCGCGTCGGCGATGCTGGGCACCGACGGGCAGGGCCTCGACCTGGCGCTGGAGTCGGCGCTGCCGACGTTCCTGGTGCTCAACGCGGCGTTCTCGGTCGGGTTGATGCGGTCGTTGATCGCCGCCGCAGGCACGCATCTGGCGGGCAGTCGTCTCGAGCATCTCGATCAGAGCCTGGCCGAACAGCCCGAGCAGCGCCGTGCCTACGCGCGGCTGCTGACGCTGGTCGACGGGGCCGCGCTGTTCCTCGACGACACGCTGGGCGCCTTGGCGGCGGGGCGCGCCGATGCGATGTTGCGCGTATTGCAGGTGAAAGCTGTTGCCGCCGAAGCTGCTTCGGAAGTCGCCGACGGGGTGATGCGGTTGTGTGGTGGTTCGGCGTTCCGTAAGGAGCTGGGTATCGAGCGCCGGTTCCGCGATTCGCTGGCGGCCCGGGTCATGGCACCCACCACCGAGGCTCTGCACGATTTCGTCGGCCGCGCCGCGTTCGGCCAACCACTACTGTGA
- the nrfD gene encoding NrfD/PsrC family molybdoenzyme membrane anchor subunit, giving the protein MSEFDSYRPPEPPRRRRGGGKRRRRGGGSGGDGAREMPMVPEAEFTSYYGRPVVKPPPWGHEVAAYLFLGGVAGGSGLLGLGAQLTGRPRLRRNARLGALGAVGLGAVALVADLGRPDRFYNMMRTFKITSPMSVGSWILSAFSGGIGVAAVAEVDRMTGERLPLGPLRSVLRVVEGPAGLEAGVFAAPLAVYTAVLLSDTANPTWNDAHRDLPFVFVSSASLASAGLAMVTTPVAETGPARTLAALGVVGDITAMKLMERRMDPVAAEPLHHGSAGEMLRWAERLAVAGGVGAVLGGRNRVVAAVSGLALMAASALTRFGVFEAGIHSAKDPRYTIEPQKHRLAARRAAGITDDSITTAG; this is encoded by the coding sequence ATGAGCGAATTCGACAGCTATCGGCCGCCCGAGCCGCCGCGGCGGCGGCGCGGCGGCGGTAAGCGGCGGCGCCGTGGTGGCGGGTCCGGCGGGGACGGCGCTCGTGAGATGCCGATGGTGCCGGAGGCCGAATTCACCTCGTACTACGGCCGTCCGGTGGTCAAACCACCGCCATGGGGCCATGAGGTCGCGGCGTATCTGTTCCTCGGCGGGGTCGCGGGCGGTTCGGGTCTGCTCGGGCTCGGCGCGCAGCTGACCGGCAGGCCCCGACTGCGGCGCAATGCACGGTTGGGTGCGCTGGGCGCCGTCGGCCTCGGCGCGGTGGCGCTGGTCGCCGATCTTGGGCGGCCCGACCGGTTCTACAACATGATGCGCACCTTCAAGATCACCTCGCCGATGAGCGTGGGGTCGTGGATCCTCTCGGCGTTCAGCGGGGGTATCGGCGTCGCGGCGGTCGCCGAAGTCGACCGGATGACGGGGGAGCGGCTGCCGCTCGGACCGTTGCGCTCGGTGCTGCGGGTCGTCGAGGGACCGGCCGGCCTCGAAGCAGGCGTGTTCGCCGCGCCCCTGGCCGTCTACACCGCAGTTCTGTTGTCCGACACCGCGAATCCGACGTGGAACGACGCCCACCGGGATCTGCCGTTCGTGTTCGTCAGCTCCGCGAGCCTGGCTTCGGCAGGACTGGCGATGGTCACCACACCGGTGGCCGAGACCGGCCCGGCGCGCACGCTGGCCGCGCTCGGTGTGGTCGGCGACATCACGGCCATGAAGCTGATGGAACGCCGGATGGACCCGGTCGCGGCGGAACCACTGCATCACGGCTCGGCCGGAGAGATGCTGCGGTGGGCCGAGCGGCTGGCCGTCGCCGGTGGTGTGGGTGCGGTGCTCGGCGGGCGTAACCGCGTCGTCGCCGCGGTTTCCGGCCTGGCGTTGATGGCGGCCTCGGCGTTGACCCGGTTCGGTGTCTTCGAGGCAGGCATCCATTCGGCCAAGGATCCGCGCTACACCATCGAACCGCAGAAGCACCGGCTCGCCGCGCGGCGCGCAGCAGGCATTACCGACGACTCGATCACCACGGCAGGCTGA
- a CDS encoding 4Fe-4S dicluster domain-containing protein, with protein sequence MGQFAGPSDPAADAHWAEHTAERKGFFTDTSICIGCKACEVACKEWNQNPRDGDLELLGSSYDNTGALGASTWRHVAFVEQNRDRIEEARESGRALVSLGMPAVGRPVAAIDTTPPDTPEFRWLMASDVCKHCTHAGCLDVCPTGAMFRTEFGTVVVQDDVCNGCGTCVAGCPFGVVERRNDGTFGTTTGPGDRKGEQPEVPKRGIAQKCTLCYDRLVEDQTPACAKTCPTTSIKFGDHDDLVVEARERVAQLHAQGLTEARLYGANELDGVGGTGSVFLLLDEPEVYGLPPDPRVCTADLMTMYKRAGVAALGMVAAAAFSFLRGRS encoded by the coding sequence ATGGGTCAGTTCGCGGGGCCGAGCGATCCGGCCGCCGACGCGCACTGGGCGGAGCACACCGCGGAACGCAAAGGTTTCTTCACCGACACGTCGATCTGTATTGGCTGCAAAGCCTGCGAGGTGGCGTGCAAGGAGTGGAACCAAAACCCGCGTGACGGTGACCTCGAGCTGCTCGGCTCGTCCTACGACAACACCGGCGCGCTCGGCGCCAGCACGTGGCGCCATGTCGCGTTCGTCGAACAGAACCGGGACCGCATCGAGGAGGCGCGCGAGTCCGGCCGTGCTCTGGTGAGCCTCGGGATGCCCGCTGTCGGCAGGCCGGTCGCGGCCATCGACACCACACCGCCGGACACCCCGGAGTTCCGTTGGCTCATGGCCTCGGATGTGTGCAAGCACTGCACACACGCCGGATGCCTGGATGTCTGTCCGACGGGCGCGATGTTCCGCACCGAATTCGGCACCGTGGTGGTGCAGGACGACGTGTGCAACGGCTGCGGCACGTGCGTGGCCGGCTGCCCGTTCGGCGTGGTCGAGCGGCGCAACGACGGCACCTTCGGGACCACGACCGGGCCCGGCGACCGCAAAGGCGAACAGCCTGAGGTGCCCAAGCGCGGCATCGCGCAGAAATGCACGCTGTGCTACGACCGGCTCGTCGAGGACCAGACCCCGGCGTGCGCGAAGACGTGCCCGACGACGTCGATCAAGTTCGGTGACCACGACGACCTGGTCGTCGAGGCGCGTGAACGGGTGGCGCAGCTGCATGCCCAGGGCTTGACCGAGGCAAGGCTCTACGGCGCCAACGAACTCGACGGGGTGGGCGGCACCGGTTCGGTGTTCCTGCTGCTCGACGAACCCGAGGTGTACGGCCTGCCGCCGGATCCGCGGGTGTGCACAGCCGATCTCATGACGATGTACAAGAGGGCAGGCGTCGCCGCACTGGGAATGGTTGCGGCGGCGGCGTTCTCGTTCCTCCGAGGTAGGTCATGA
- the fdh gene encoding formate dehydrogenase, which produces MAGPKFFLQWPVLRQFRSGDLLGRGPAVTSAHTRAIEPRTSTADRVVQSVCPYCAVGCGQRVYVKDEKVVQIEGDPDSPISRGRLCPKGSASEQLVNSPGRQTEVLYRAPRATQWQKLDLDTAIDMVADRFIKSRRYTWQERDEQGRPLRRTMGIASLGGATLDNEENYLIKKLFTAAGAVQIENQARIUHSATVPGLGASFGRGGATQPLQDMANADCIVIQGSNMAECHPVGFQWVTEAKKRGATVIHVDPRFTRTSAVADKHIPIRAGSDVVLLGALINYILTNDLWFKEYVVAYTNAATLINENYRDTEDLGGLFSGFDPETGQYDPTTWSYADADGGGIGAPGQEASGQSASDSATGDQYGSGGPPLEHAGVQRDDTLQHPRTVFQIVKRHYARYTPEMVRDVCGISVGDFDYLARTITQNSGRERTTCFAYAVGWTQHTLGAQFIRTATILQLLLGNVGRPGSGIMALRGHASIQGSTDIPTLFNLLPGYLPMPKAGSHDTFAEYVEAVGSKKQKGFWANADAYTVSLLKAWWGDAAREDNDWAYDYLPRLNGPHGTYQTVMSMLDDEVEGYFLLGQNPAVGSAHGRMQRLGMAHLKWLVVRDLNLIESATFWKDSPEIASGELRTEDIETEVFFMPAATHVEKAGSFTQTQRLVQWRHQALAPPGQCQSELDFFFKLGQRIRAKLAGSTDERDRPLLDLTWDYPTDEHGEPLPESVLAEINGCHLTGPDEGTPLSSYNELRADGSTAAGCWIYTGVYAEGVNQAARRAPGGGPSPSQSEWGWAWPADRRMLYNRASADPDGKPWSDRKKYVWWDEQQGRWVGDDVPDFPADRAPGSRPDPALGGPAALAGDDAFIMQPDGKGWLFAPRGLLDGPLPTHYEPQESPVANALYPQQQSPSRVIFPRKDNLSAPSAGDPGADVFPYVFTTYRLTEHHTAGGMSRWLPYLSELQPEMFCEVSPELAAERGLEPYGWATIVSPRAAIEARVLVTERMTPLTIGGHTVHQIGLPYHWGVGGDAVVSGDAANDLLGLTLDPNVQIQESKAGSCDIRPGRRPQGPALLQLIEEYQSRSGATTETDNVRITDPAREIIDPPGEQDDPAKEGWSRW; this is translated from the coding sequence ATGGCAGGACCGAAGTTCTTTCTTCAGTGGCCCGTGCTGCGGCAATTCCGCTCCGGTGACCTGTTGGGTCGCGGGCCCGCGGTCACCTCCGCACACACTCGTGCCATCGAGCCACGTACCTCGACCGCCGACCGCGTCGTGCAGTCGGTGTGCCCGTACTGCGCGGTGGGCTGCGGCCAACGGGTGTACGTCAAGGACGAGAAGGTCGTGCAGATCGAGGGAGACCCCGATTCGCCGATCTCGCGGGGGCGGCTCTGCCCGAAGGGCTCGGCCAGTGAGCAGCTGGTCAACTCGCCCGGCAGGCAGACCGAGGTGCTCTACCGCGCGCCGCGGGCCACGCAATGGCAGAAGCTTGACCTCGACACCGCCATCGACATGGTGGCCGACCGGTTCATCAAATCGCGCCGGTACACCTGGCAGGAGCGCGATGAACAGGGCAGGCCGCTGCGCCGGACCATGGGCATCGCGTCGCTGGGCGGCGCCACGCTGGACAACGAAGAGAACTACCTGATCAAGAAACTCTTCACGGCCGCGGGCGCCGTCCAGATCGAGAACCAGGCGCGTATTTGACACAGCGCCACGGTTCCCGGTCTGGGAGCCTCCTTCGGTCGCGGTGGTGCGACGCAACCCCTGCAAGACATGGCCAATGCGGACTGCATTGTCATCCAGGGTTCCAACATGGCCGAGTGCCATCCCGTGGGCTTCCAGTGGGTCACCGAAGCGAAAAAGCGCGGGGCCACCGTGATTCACGTCGATCCGCGGTTCACCCGCACCTCGGCGGTCGCTGACAAGCACATCCCGATCCGGGCCGGTTCGGACGTGGTGCTGCTCGGCGCGTTGATCAACTACATCCTGACCAACGACCTGTGGTTCAAGGAGTACGTGGTCGCCTACACCAACGCGGCCACGCTGATCAACGAGAACTACCGCGACACCGAGGATCTCGGTGGCCTGTTCTCGGGCTTCGATCCCGAGACGGGCCAGTACGACCCGACGACATGGTCGTACGCCGATGCGGACGGCGGTGGCATCGGGGCGCCCGGCCAGGAGGCGTCTGGTCAGAGCGCGTCGGACAGTGCCACCGGTGACCAGTACGGAAGCGGCGGCCCGCCGCTCGAACACGCAGGCGTGCAGCGCGACGACACCCTGCAGCATCCGCGGACGGTGTTCCAGATCGTCAAACGGCACTACGCCCGCTACACCCCAGAGATGGTGCGGGACGTGTGCGGCATCAGCGTCGGCGACTTCGACTATCTGGCCCGGACCATCACGCAGAATTCCGGCCGGGAACGCACCACCTGCTTCGCGTACGCGGTCGGTTGGACCCAACACACCCTAGGCGCCCAATTCATCCGCACCGCAACCATTTTGCAGCTGTTGCTGGGCAACGTGGGGCGTCCGGGCAGTGGCATCATGGCGCTGCGCGGGCACGCCAGCATCCAGGGCTCGACGGACATCCCGACGCTGTTCAACCTGCTGCCGGGTTATCTGCCGATGCCCAAGGCGGGCAGCCACGACACCTTCGCCGAATACGTGGAGGCGGTCGGGTCGAAGAAGCAGAAAGGGTTCTGGGCCAACGCCGATGCCTACACCGTGAGCCTGCTCAAGGCGTGGTGGGGCGATGCCGCACGGGAGGACAACGACTGGGCCTACGACTACCTGCCGCGGCTCAACGGCCCGCACGGCACCTACCAGACGGTGATGTCGATGCTCGACGACGAGGTCGAGGGGTACTTCCTGCTCGGCCAGAACCCCGCGGTCGGGTCGGCACACGGCCGCATGCAGCGCCTCGGCATGGCGCATCTGAAGTGGCTCGTGGTGCGCGATCTCAACCTCATCGAGTCGGCGACCTTCTGGAAGGACTCGCCCGAGATCGCGTCGGGCGAGCTGCGCACCGAGGACATCGAGACCGAGGTGTTCTTCATGCCGGCGGCCACCCACGTCGAGAAGGCGGGATCGTTCACCCAGACCCAGCGGCTCGTGCAGTGGCGCCATCAGGCTCTCGCCCCGCCCGGGCAGTGCCAGAGCGAGCTGGACTTCTTCTTCAAGTTGGGCCAGCGGATCCGGGCCAAGCTCGCCGGGTCGACCGACGAGCGGGATCGTCCGCTGCTCGATCTCACGTGGGACTATCCCACCGACGAGCACGGCGAACCGTTGCCCGAGTCGGTGCTCGCCGAGATCAACGGATGTCATCTGACCGGCCCGGACGAGGGCACGCCGTTGTCGTCGTACAACGAGCTGCGCGCGGACGGGTCGACCGCCGCGGGCTGCTGGATCTACACCGGGGTATACGCCGAGGGTGTCAATCAGGCCGCCCGCCGGGCGCCGGGCGGCGGCCCGTCGCCGAGCCAGTCGGAGTGGGGGTGGGCGTGGCCGGCCGACCGCCGGATGCTCTACAACCGCGCGTCGGCCGACCCGGACGGCAAGCCGTGGAGTGACCGCAAGAAGTACGTCTGGTGGGACGAGCAGCAGGGCCGCTGGGTGGGCGACGACGTGCCCGACTTCCCGGCGGACCGGGCCCCGGGCAGTCGCCCGGACCCGGCGCTCGGTGGGCCTGCCGCGCTGGCCGGTGACGACGCGTTCATCATGCAACCCGACGGCAAAGGCTGGCTGTTCGCGCCGCGCGGGCTGCTCGACGGGCCGCTGCCCACGCACTACGAGCCGCAGGAGTCGCCGGTCGCCAACGCGCTCTACCCGCAGCAGCAGAGTCCGTCGCGAGTCATCTTCCCGCGCAAGGACAATCTGAGCGCTCCCAGTGCCGGCGACCCGGGCGCGGATGTGTTTCCGTATGTCTTTACGACCTACCGGCTCACCGAGCACCACACGGCAGGCGGGATGAGTCGTTGGCTGCCTTACCTTTCCGAGCTGCAGCCGGAGATGTTCTGTGAGGTCTCGCCGGAGCTGGCCGCCGAACGGGGCCTGGAACCCTACGGCTGGGCCACCATCGTGTCGCCGCGCGCGGCGATCGAGGCCCGCGTGCTGGTGACCGAGCGGATGACCCCGCTGACCATCGGCGGGCACACGGTGCACCAGATCGGCCTCCCGTATCACTGGGGTGTCGGTGGCGACGCCGTCGTCAGCGGCGACGCGGCCAATGATCTCCTGGGCCTCACGCTCGATCCGAACGTGCAGATCCAGGAGTCCAAGGCCGGGTCGTGCGACATCCGGCCGGGCCGCAGGCCCCAAGGTCCCGCGCTGCTGCAGTTGATCGAGGAGTACCAGTCCCGGTCGGGCGCGACGACCGAGACGGACAATGTGCGGATCACCGATCCCGCGCGGGAGATCATCGACCCGCCGGGCGAACAGGACGATCCCGCCAAGGAAGGATGGTCACGGTGGTGA
- a CDS encoding FUSC family protein, whose protein sequence is MRAVQVYTQVRIAMTPPMGDHRPALRVALGLAVPGVALLSAGRPDLMIYAVFGAITGMYGRTESRQRRLAHQTQGAVILILGVSIGVALGNSHVVPGVLVLAAVVFAVVGSVATDHLALKPEGPFYGLFALGAVATVPAGRVSAGSAIFICAATALLSILLGVLDAPRGSQREPRPPMPDRRDVLMHASRYAIAIAAAGTAGLSLGIDHANWAMAAAAGPLAAADASGRVRRGVHRLGGTFIGLMVAAVLLIPQPSEYVLAICVMALLFPTELFMTHHHAVALGFFTPLIMLMTDLAQPAAPLELLAYRGIDTIIGVGAAILVALIIKDRTTGPHPDQG, encoded by the coding sequence ATGCGCGCCGTGCAGGTGTACACGCAGGTGCGCATCGCCATGACTCCACCCATGGGCGACCACCGCCCGGCGCTACGCGTGGCCCTCGGCTTGGCCGTCCCCGGCGTGGCACTGTTGTCGGCCGGACGCCCTGATCTGATGATCTACGCGGTGTTCGGGGCGATCACCGGGATGTACGGACGGACGGAGTCACGCCAGCGCAGGCTCGCACACCAGACCCAGGGCGCCGTGATTTTGATACTCGGGGTGTCCATCGGTGTCGCGTTGGGCAATTCTCACGTCGTGCCGGGAGTCTTGGTGCTCGCCGCGGTGGTGTTTGCGGTGGTCGGGTCGGTGGCGACGGACCATCTCGCACTCAAACCCGAGGGGCCCTTCTACGGCCTGTTCGCCCTCGGCGCGGTGGCGACCGTCCCGGCGGGCCGCGTGTCGGCGGGTTCGGCGATATTCATCTGTGCCGCAACGGCTTTACTGTCGATCCTGCTCGGGGTTCTCGACGCACCACGCGGATCGCAGCGGGAGCCACGGCCGCCCATGCCGGACCGCCGTGACGTGCTGATGCACGCGAGCCGCTACGCGATCGCCATTGCCGCCGCCGGGACTGCGGGGCTGTCGCTCGGCATCGACCACGCCAACTGGGCGATGGCCGCGGCCGCCGGCCCACTGGCCGCCGCCGACGCGAGCGGACGCGTCCGGCGCGGTGTCCACCGTCTCGGTGGAACATTCATCGGCCTCATGGTGGCCGCGGTATTGCTCATCCCGCAGCCGAGCGAGTACGTGCTGGCGATCTGCGTGATGGCGCTGCTGTTCCCGACCGAACTGTTCATGACCCATCACCACGCGGTAGCGCTGGGCTTCTTCACACCGTTGATCATGCTGATGACAGACCTGGCCCAACCGGCCGCACCGCTCGAGCTGCTGGCCTATCGCGGCATCGATACCATCATCGGCGTCGGGGCCGCGATCCTGGTCGCGCTGATCATCAAGGACCGAACCACCGGCCCGCACCCCGATCAGGGCTGA
- a CDS encoding helix-turn-helix domain-containing protein has translation MNEARIAELASWAESGVLPRGDCRVAGRTPATSAESTAKLLHCHPNTIRYRLRRLHEFTGRSLLDPQGVAQLATAAYALRLIPGEANSSGAQP, from the coding sequence GTGAACGAGGCGAGGATCGCGGAACTGGCATCGTGGGCCGAGAGTGGAGTCCTACCGCGCGGCGACTGCCGAGTTGCTGGTCGGACGCCAGCAACGTCGGCCGAATCGACGGCGAAGCTTCTGCACTGCCACCCGAACACCATCCGGTACCGGCTGCGCCGGTTGCACGAGTTCACCGGCCGATCACTGCTCGACCCGCAGGGTGTCGCGCAACTGGCAACCGCCGCCTACGCACTGAGATTGATTCCGGGAGAGGCCAATTCGAGTGGCGCTCAGCCCTGA
- a CDS encoding S24 family peptidase: MTWAWRAKTIAILVAAAGIGWVWSRVFTVGVSGPSMAPTLQDGDALVVYRVRRVRPGHVVIARFDSRPDLLVVKRAIRPYRGGWWIEGDNPMMADDSRKYGEATVTARVLFRYWRASAQPPVR; encoded by the coding sequence GTGACCTGGGCATGGCGGGCGAAGACGATTGCGATACTCGTCGCGGCGGCAGGTATCGGCTGGGTGTGGTCGCGGGTGTTCACCGTGGGAGTTTCCGGCCCGTCGATGGCGCCGACGCTGCAGGACGGTGACGCGCTCGTGGTCTACCGGGTGCGGCGGGTACGACCTGGGCACGTGGTGATCGCACGCTTCGACAGCCGCCCTGATCTGCTCGTGGTCAAACGCGCCATCCGGCCCTACCGTGGCGGGTGGTGGATCGAAGGTGACAACCCCATGATGGCCGACGACTCGCGCAAGTACGGCGAGGCTACGGTGACGGCCCGGGTGCTGTTCCGATATTGGCGAGCATCGGCGCAGCCGCCGGTCCGATAG
- the sodN gene encoding superoxide dismutase, Ni, whose protein sequence is MRLPSFLAPRVIARAHCDLPCGVYDPAQARIEAESIKAIAEKYQANEDPEFRTRALIIKEQRSELVKHHLWVLWTDYFKPPHFEKYPQLHQLVNEATKLAGASGTKGSVDPEVAQQLLDKIDEIAKIFWETKKS, encoded by the coding sequence ATGCGACTGCCGTCCTTCCTCGCCCCCCGCGTCATCGCCCGTGCACACTGCGACCTGCCTTGCGGTGTGTACGACCCGGCCCAGGCGCGGATCGAGGCCGAATCAATCAAGGCCATAGCGGAGAAGTACCAGGCCAATGAGGACCCCGAGTTCCGCACCCGCGCGCTGATCATCAAGGAACAGCGTTCGGAACTGGTCAAGCACCATCTCTGGGTGCTGTGGACCGACTATTTCAAGCCGCCCCACTTCGAGAAATACCCCCAGCTGCATCAGCTGGTGAACGAGGCGACCAAGCTGGCCGGCGCATCCGGCACCAAGGGCTCGGTCGACCCGGAGGTGGCGCAACAGCTCCTCGACAAGATCGACGAGATCGCCAAGATCTTCTGGGAGACCAAGAAGTCCTGA
- a CDS encoding DUF488 domain-containing protein, translated as MSDPPPQEAHWPAGAIFTVGHSTLPIEAFVDLLMRYGIERLVDIRTIPRSRHNPQFNDSELPVSLRAHDIEYLPLPALGGLRHARKDSPNTGWKNKSFRGYADYMQTEAFQHAIETLIVLGREKRTCIMCAEAVPWRCHRSLVADALYAHGVPAVEILSATDYRIHKLTGFAQIDGTSVSYPPDQPTLL; from the coding sequence ATGAGCGACCCCCCGCCACAAGAAGCACACTGGCCCGCCGGCGCGATTTTCACCGTCGGGCATTCGACGCTACCGATCGAGGCGTTTGTCGATCTGCTGATGCGCTACGGCATCGAACGACTCGTGGACATCCGCACGATTCCGCGTTCGCGGCATAATCCGCAGTTCAACGACAGCGAGTTGCCCGTCAGCTTGAGGGCTCACGACATCGAATACCTGCCGCTGCCGGCGTTGGGTGGTCTGCGGCACGCCCGGAAGGATTCACCCAATACAGGGTGGAAGAACAAGAGCTTTCGCGGCTACGCCGATTACATGCAGACGGAGGCTTTTCAGCACGCGATCGAAACGCTGATCGTGCTCGGCCGCGAAAAACGCACCTGCATAATGTGCGCCGAGGCAGTGCCGTGGCGCTGCCACCGCTCGCTGGTCGCCGACGCGCTCTACGCGCACGGTGTTCCCGCCGTGGAGATCTTGTCCGCCACCGACTATCGGATACACAAGCTCACCGGCTTCGCGCAGATCGATGGCACGTCGGTGTCCTACCCGCCAGACCAGCCGACGCTTCTGTGA
- a CDS encoding VOC family protein has translation MDNEINVTVTSCVVRVTDLSRSVDFYRAIFSCRVAVHTDDMALLLTPKGFQIYLHAKEPFLERGIGVLGVQHLVWSTDSAADLEQITQRLQAYDPATYVHTDDETGLTFVDAVGPDYERIIITHPSPRELPRTAIADRLRG, from the coding sequence ATGGACAACGAGATCAACGTGACCGTCACATCGTGCGTCGTTCGGGTGACCGACCTGAGCCGGTCCGTCGACTTCTATCGCGCCATTTTCTCCTGCCGGGTCGCGGTGCACACAGACGACATGGCATTGCTGTTGACGCCCAAAGGCTTCCAGATCTATCTGCACGCCAAGGAGCCGTTCCTGGAGCGCGGCATCGGTGTTCTCGGCGTTCAGCACCTGGTGTGGTCCACCGACAGTGCGGCCGATCTTGAGCAGATCACCCAGCGCTTGCAGGCCTACGATCCCGCGACCTACGTCCACACCGATGACGAGACCGGGTTGACCTTCGTCGACGCCGTCGGCCCGGATTACGAGCGGATCATCATCACCCACCCGAGCCCGCGGGAACTGCCCCGCACGGCCATCGCGGATCGCCTGCGCGGCTGA
- a CDS encoding LysR family transcriptional regulator, translated as MLFRQLEYFVALAREKHFARAAAACYVSQPALSEAIRKLENELKVPLVRRGKSFDGLTPEGERLVLWARRILADHDALIHEVTALQTGLTGELRLGVIPGASSTVALLTNPFCLEHPLVRVQLESSLRSAGIVERIRRFELDAGIIYPDGQNTTDLLVTPLYQERQVLIASGDLLTSQPDPTTWADVPELPLCLLNTGMRGRQLLDSALAAHGLTLTPRLEADSVVSLLAHVGTGQWASIVPQTWLRTFRPPAGVRVVPLDNPSVTATVALVTSAAEPGSVLARALVQIAQTARITVEPG; from the coding sequence ATGCTCTTTCGCCAGCTGGAATATTTCGTGGCGCTCGCTCGCGAGAAGCATTTCGCCCGCGCGGCCGCGGCGTGTTACGTGTCGCAGCCGGCACTGTCCGAGGCCATCCGCAAGCTGGAGAACGAGCTGAAGGTTCCGCTGGTGCGGCGCGGTAAGAGTTTCGACGGCCTGACCCCCGAAGGTGAACGGCTCGTGCTGTGGGCGCGGCGCATTCTGGCCGACCACGACGCCCTCATCCACGAAGTCACCGCGCTACAGACCGGCCTGACCGGCGAGCTACGCCTGGGTGTCATCCCCGGTGCATCCAGCACGGTGGCATTGCTCACCAACCCGTTCTGCCTCGAACATCCTTTGGTGCGAGTGCAATTGGAGAGCAGCTTACGCTCGGCAGGCATCGTGGAGCGCATCCGCCGCTTCGAACTCGACGCGGGCATCATCTATCCGGACGGCCAGAACACCACCGACCTTCTCGTCACGCCGCTGTACCAGGAACGCCAGGTGCTCATCGCCAGTGGCGACCTGCTGACGAGCCAACCCGACCCGACGACGTGGGCCGACGTGCCGGAACTGCCGCTGTGCCTGCTGAATACAGGAATGCGCGGTCGTCAACTTCTCGACTCGGCGTTGGCCGCGCACGGTCTCACGCTGACACCGCGGTTGGAGGCGGATTCGGTGGTGTCCCTGCTGGCACACGTCGGCACCGGCCAGTGGGCCAGCATCGTGCCGCAAACCTGGCTGCGGACCTTTCGTCCGCCCGCCGGGGTGCGGGTGGTGCCGCTGGACAATCCGTCGGTGACGGCGACGGTCGCGTTGGTGACCAGTGCTGCAGAACCTGGGTCGGTGTTGGCACGCGCGCTCGTCCAGATCGCGCAGACCGCTCGGATCACCGTCGAACCCGGCTAG